Part of the Virgibacillus natechei genome is shown below.
CTGCAGAAGAAACGAATGATGCAGCTGAAATTGAGGAAATTGTCGGAATTGAGCCAGGATCAGGGACGATGAATATCGCCGAAGAGACAATGGAAGAATACGACTTAAGTGTTGAACTGACCCCAAGTTCGGAAGCAGCCATGCTATCGGAATTGGAACGTGCGATAGAAAGCCAAGAACCGATTGTTGTCACGCTTTGGCAACCACACTGGTCGTTTAGAGAACATGACTTGAAATTTTTAGAGGATCCAAAAGAAACACTTGGTGCATCCGAAAATATACATACGATGGTCAGAGAAGGCCTTGAGGATGAACAGATTTCAGCTTACCAATTATTGGACAACTTTTACTGGGAAATAGAAGACATGAATAAGGTTATGTCAAACTTTAGAGACGATGATGTTGAACCGCGTGAAGCAGCCGCGGAATGGATCGAAAACAATCGGGATGAAGTTGACGCTTGGATTGAAGATATCGAAGCCGTTGAAGATGAGACAATCGAGCTGGCCTACGTTAATTGGGATACAGAAACCGCATCAACGAATGTCGTTGCGCTTGTTCTTGAAGAATTGGGCTACGATGTCGAGTTGACGATGGTTGATATGGGTGTCGCATTTCAAGCCCTCTCCAGTGGCGATGTTGATGGTATGTTAATTGCCTGGCTCCCTGTGGGCGCAGCTTCCTATTATGAAGAGTATCAAGACGAAATCGTCGACTTGGGCCCGAATTTGGAGGGCGCACAACAAGGCTTTGTTGTACCAGAATATATGGATATTGACAGTATTGAAGATTTACCGACTAATTAAGGTGTTATAAAAGACTACCCATTTAAGATGGGTAGTCTTTATTTTAGGACATGCAGCCATTTGTTCCGCGCGCAGGCCGACTAGTCCAGCGTTCAGAACATTTCATTCAGCGGCTGCGTACCAAGCATACTCATTCGACAAAAACCGCCAAAACTCGGGTGGTGACAGGCACCCAATCACCCCGCCTTCCGAATAATAATCCGCCAATTAGCTCCAGTTTCGATATGATATGCTTTTGCAAAGGAACCTTGGTTAATGGCTACACCCAAATTATCTAATGAATTAACATATAATAACGGTTCACCAAGGTGGCTATCAGCAAAGGAACGTCCATATGTCATACTATTTTTGTATACTTGCCTTCGATTATTTGCAATGGTAACTTCAAACGAATCACCATATTCTATAATAGCTTCATTAAATAATTCTCTGCTTATATTTGTCCATAAATTACCAAATTGAACATCCAATATATCGATATTGCCATAGATAACGCCACCTTCCATAAAAGCCTCGGGTTTGGTTAATGCAATAATATCACCCGCATCGATGGAAGGCCCCACTTTTTCAAAGGTAATGACACCTGAAGCCAATCGTGCTCCTGTATATGCATAAACATCACGGCCATGAAATGTATATGATTCGCCTGATCTCGGCAACCGGTTCATTTTCTCATCAATTACCCTTGCTTCCTTAATGCCGATCGATTCTTTAATATGGGTAAGTGTCCCGTTATCGGGTGTTACAATATATTGATTATCAACGGTCCTCGCGACAACGCTTCGTCTTGAACTTCCAACCCCTGGATCGACCACGGAAATAAATACAGTTTCTTCTGGCCAATAGGCTATTGTCTGATAAAGCCGGTAAGATGCCTCCCAGATATTATATTGCGGGATGTCATGTGTAAGATCGAATATTCGAAGCGATGATTCCACAGAAATAGCCACCCCATACATTGCACTAACCGCACCGTCACTAGTCCCAAAATCTGTTTGAATTACTAAATTCCTACTCATGTAAACCCTCCTAATTTTTGTGTAGCTTATCATTCGTTGATGAGGCTGGTTTTATGAATCATTAGAAAACTTGGTGTCACCAAGCCTTTAGGTGACAACCTTAGTTGCACTTATGCAGTAAGAAAGTAGTTATACTTTCTTAACTGCCTAAAAAACAAAAAAACCACGCCATATCGAAATAATATCGATAAGGACGTGGTTGGATTAACGTGGTACCACCTTATTTCACCATATACTCACATATATGGTCTCATCAAGTACGAAAGCATTAAACTTTTATACTTTGGTATTGATAACGAGTACCAAATCTCGTCGGAACCTACTAATATCGATCGATACTTTCAGCACGAAGCTCAGAGGCCATTGTTCAGATTCATACCTTCGCTTCTTTTCAGCTACCGAAGCTCTCTGTGGAAAAAATATGTGAATCTTACTTTTCCTCGTCAACGCTTGTAATAAATGACGTTCAAATGAATGTATTTGTGAATTGATGTTATTATACGTAATAGGAGCATAAAAAGCAAATGGTATAAAGTGCCCGCATCCAAATCAGTTGTAACAACTGTAACTCCTTATTTTACTAATAAAAGCCCGCACTACTTAAATATCCGCCCAAGCTCCACAGAAAGTCCTTCGAAAAGAAATGATTTTGCAGTCTCGGGTGGTTTGCACATGACAGTTTGTTTGATTTCGCGGTCCCGAAACTGATAAATGATTACTTTCTTTTCAGATGGATCTACAATCCAATACTCGCCGACGCCACATTCCATATAAAGGTCCAGCTTCTTGACCAGATCCTTGCCTTGTGTACATTCTGATAAGATTTCAACCACAAGAGATGGAACCCCCGTATAATAGTCCTGGTCGTTCAGATGATCATCCAAATCGCAAATGATCATTAAATCGGGTTGCACAACATTGGTATTATCTTGGTTTGGCCGCTTGAGATGAATATCATAGGGTGCTGTAAACGGCGTGCATGAACTGCCTTGAAAATGATTAAAGAAGTTACCAAACAACATGCCAGCAGCGTATTGATGTCCTGTCCTGGGCGAGGCAAGTAAATAAATCTTTCCGTCAATATATTCATACCGGTTCTCTTCATTGCGCGTTAATTCCTGAAATTCCTCATACGTCGCCTTTTTTGGTTTCGTATGATAAGGCATAGGCATTTCCTTCACGATACTTTCCTGCAATGTTGCCTCAGTGTTTCCCTTTATCTGTTGCAATTTCGCAATCTCGATACCGTTTTTGGTGACGATGACTTCCTCTTTTGCCGCAAACAGCAAATATTTTCCAAAGTTATTCTGCAATTCGGTTGAACTGACGATCATATTTCTGCACCTGCCATCAGAGATATTAGCTAAATTAGCTAAGATAATTATAGCTGAATGACACGGTTTAGGCAACGTTTTCATTTCCCGTCTCAGCAAAATATTTAAACCAGCTTCGGGCTATATCATATATCGATAGTTAGTTTAGTTATTTTGTAACTAGATTCAGAACAAAAGCGCAAGCGCCCGTTTAGCAACGTACAAACTGCGCCCGCGCATCGCGGGTGGTTCAACGTTGCCACGTAAAGTGGCGGTTTTAGTTGAACTTCCACTGCCGCAATGAGATAAAGGAAACACGACGAACGAAGGGAGTCGATGTTGACTTTCACCACAAGGGTATAAGTGCGACTAAGCCTCTGGCAGAGCCAATCGGCAAGTCTTCTTTATCGTAGTGGAGGAGTGTGAAGTTTGATAGTTGCTGGGCGCTGGAGCTGGACGTGGATATTTCGGCAAATAAGTTATCCACAGCTTCTAAAATCTATAGTTTCCTGTGCAACAAGAAAAATAGCTGCGGTCGGTCAGTAGTTGTAGCCGCAGCAACTATTACAAAAGAGATCCAATGTGATGACTCCCTCTAGAGTGTTCATTTTTTTATTTAGCAGAAACTGTCCATTTTAGTTTAGCAACTATACATAGAAACAGGAGAGGATTACGACCTGTCTGACCCAATACCGCATGTTTTCATGCCATAAATTGGGTAATCCATACGTTTAACCTACACAAATAAAAATGATAAAATTACATCCATGAAGAAGCTTCGGTCGAATTTATGGTTATACTGGTAAGAAAAGCTATGGAAAAAGGAGCAAATGATTAATGGAAAAGAACAGATTAAAAGCGCAAATGATCGAAACGGTGGAGAACCAAATTGAGATAAATGATCCTAAGTCTACAAATGACACATTCAACAGGTTAAAGAAAGCAGGTTATGCAGAAGTCAAAGCCAAAGAAATGATTGCGTCAGTGTTGTTTGAAGAGATGGCTTACATTTTGAAAAATAAGGTTCCCTTTGATGAAAAAAGGTATACGGAGAAGTTGAATGATTTGAATTAGTAAACGAAACAGTCTAAAGTATGCAAGTTATTATCAGCTGTGAGGAGTGATTATCTTTTCGGTATGTAGCCAGAAGAAACCGTACCATTTCAAATGAGTTTTAGGAAGCATAGGGACGGTTATTTTCACATGCTGAATATATATTCACACAACTTATTTTATCATACATTTTTATTTTGGAACGCAACAATTTTCTCTGATTTCAATCGCGCATTCAAGGAATCAAATGCTGTTACCACAATATAATTAAACATCATACAACTACAATACTCCATAAATTGCTCCACTATCATTTGCTCGAGTTCTTCACACTGATATTCTTCCTTTATAACAATACTGTTATAAAGATTTATTTCTAATGAAGAATCAAAGTAGACTTGCTATATCGCCTGAAATGTACATACAAAATACTACAATTGAGGAAATATATAGCCTGTTTACATTTGACCGAGAACTAAGAAACTTATTTTTAAAGTATCTACTAATCTTCGAAAACAGTATGAAGTCTAAAGTTTCTTATCGATTTAGCGAAAAATTTAAAGAGCCTCATGCTTATCTTCTCTGGAACAGTTACTCCAGTTCAAACTTAAACCAGGTACTAAATCTTATTGCTATAATATCAAATAAAATCAAACATAAGTCTTCCGATAAAAATAACAATTCTATTAAACATTATGGGATTTGATGTAAATTGGAATACTTATTTTTAAACAAAAAACATCTGCCCTCATTGCCTAGCAATATAGTGCGTTTCTTAAATGTGGCTATATTTATCTGTAGTTAACTGAGCGGGTGACCAACTCCATAGATGTTGAAAAGGAGAGGCTTTGCGCGAGTTGATCACCTCCAAAGCTCTTCCAATAAAAATCGACATTATCACTCCCGTTAAATATACATGAAAAGATACCCCTTACCTAACGTCTGAAACCATCAACCTAAACACCCCTACTCATCCCTTTCTCATTCTTCTGCTTTTTTCATTAACCTTCAATTGAAAAACATCTGGTCTTGAATAATGTCCCACTACATAAAAATCAAAGTTTCTTTCGGCAATCTTATCAAGGTCCAAATCAGCATAAATGATTTTTTCCTTTCCAAATACGGGCTCTGCCAGATAATCGCCAAGCGAATCAACAATGCAGCTACCACCCCTGGTTAACTCATCTGGTAAAATAGCAAATTTATCACTTTCAGTTATTTCATCTGGGTACATATTTTACGTCGAATATTCATTACATGAAAGAACAAAACCTGACCCTAAAATTCCAGAAAGAAATCTAGATACAAAATAGGCTATCTCGCCTATACTACGTTCTTCTTTCGCTAGAAGCGAGGCACGATCAATCGTATTAAGTAATTCTTTTGTTTTTACATGAAATGCTGTTTTACTTTGCTCTGTATTTACAAAAAAGTCCCTTGAGTGCCTAAACACTCAAGGGGCTTTTGATCCTTTTATGAAAAAATAAGGGCTTCAACATTTAAACACAAACCTGCTAAAAAAGCTCCCGTATCACATCGTTTCAACGTCTATTTCTACGCTGCTGTGGTGTGAATTTTTTCAAGCATGTACGGCTTCTTCCTTAGACTTATCTTTTTCATGACGGTAGAAGTCCACTTTTTCAGGTGCAAGGGCTTCACGTCCAATTATTAAATCGGCGGCTTTTTCCGCTAACATCAGCACCGGTGCGTGGATATTGCCGTTCGTAATGTAAGGCATCGCAGACGCATCGACTACGCGTAGATTAGCAACGCCGTGAACCTTCATGGTGTCTGGATCAACGACGGCCATGGGATCCGAATCCGGCCCCATTTTTGCTGTACAGCATGGATGAAGCGCTGTTTCCGCATCGCGCTTTACCCAATCCAGTATCTCTTCATCCGTTTCCACAGAAGGACCTGGAGAGATTTCTCCGGCGTTATAAGCGGACAGAGATGGTTTCGAAATGATCTCTCTTGTTCGACGTACAGCCTCTACCCATTCCCGGCGATCCTGCTCGGTCGATAGATAGTTATATACCATGCTTGGATGTTCCGCTGGATTTTTAGAGCGTATTTTAAGCGATCCGCGAGAGTCGGAATACATAGGACCCACATGCACTTGGAATCCGTGCGCTGTTTTGGCCTTTTTCCCATCATACCGTACGGCTAGCGGCAGGAAATGATACATTATGTTCGGGTAATCCACATCATCATTCGACCGAATAAATCCGCCACCTTCGAAATGACTGCTGGCAGCGGGGCCTTTCCGTCCAAGTATCCACTGTAAGCCAATCCAAGGCATTTTTAACTTGTTTAAGCTAGGCTGCTCGGAAACAGGTAGTGGACAGGCATGTTGAATATAAGCCTCAAGATGGTCTTGCAGATTTTCTCCGACTCCCGGAAGATCCATTACGGGGTCTATGCCTAGTGAACGGAGGTGTTCTGCGTCGCCGATACCGGAAAGCTGAAGCAATTGTGGGGTATTAATCGCCCCTCCCGCAAGAATGACTTCCCCTGCAGCTACAACATGTTCTTTCTTATGCCGCGTGAAGGTGACACCAGTCGCTTTTTTGCCAGACATGTTCACACCGGTGACAAATGCCTGCGTCAAAACAGTCAGATTTTCCCGCTTCATGGCCGGGCGCAAATAGGCACGGGAAGCGGATACGCGTCTTCCATTATAGATATGCCTGTCGAATGGCCCGAACCCTTCTTGCTGATAACTGTTCACATCCGATGTTCGTGGATAACCCGCTTGTTCCGCCGCTTCAAAAAAAGCGCCGAATAACGGATTCACAGCTGGTCCACGGGTTAATGTAATCGGTCCGTCATGACCACGAAGATCATCATTTGGGGAGTCCACCGCATTTTCCAGGCGCTTGAAGTACGGCAGACAATGCGCAAAGTCCCATTTTTCCATCCCTGGGTCCGCCCCCCAGCGTTCATAATCCATTGGGTTGCCACGTTGATAAATCATGCCATTAATCGAGCTCGAACCACCCAGCACCTTCCCTCTAGCGTGACCGACACGGCGCCCATCCATATACGGTTCAGGGTCCGTTTTATAAATCCAGTCATACAAGGGGTTCCCTGCTGGAAACATCAATGCGGCTGGCATCTGGATAAACAGATCCCATGGATAATCACTTCGTCCGGCTTCTAAAACCAAAACACTTTTTGAACCATCCGCACTCAATCGGTTTCCCAGAATGGATCCCGCACTGCCACTTCCCACAATGATATAATCATAAGATTGATTCATTTCTAATTCCTCCTTCAAACACTTCTTATCAGCATTACGTGTAAAATACTGCTGAATAATCATCCGTTGTACGTTCTATACCTTATTTAGCCAAACCAATTCACTGGTCCCGGCTTGAGATTTTGATAAATATGTTTCGTTTCGGTGTATTCCTCCAGGCCGACTTTACCGAGCTCACGGCCGATACCAGACTGTTTATAACCGCCCCACGGTGCCTGAGGGAAATAAAAATTAACCTCGTTAATCCAAACCGTACCCATTCGCATTTTTTTCACGCAGCGTTCAGCTTTGCCAATGTCATTGGTAAAAACACCGCCAGAGAGACCATAAATAGAGTCATTCGCCAGTTTTACCGCTTCATCTTCACTGGAAAATGTTTCCACGGTGATGACCGGGCCGAACCCTTCTTCTTGCACCACATCCATATCGGTCGTGCAGTCGGTCAAAACAGTCGGCAGGTAGAAAAATCCGTCATTCAATTCTGGATCGTCCGGACGCTCGCCTCCTACCGCGACGGTTGCCCCTTCTTTTCGTCCTGTTTCCACGTAACGCCTCACTTTGTTTAAATGTTCCGCTGAAATTAAAGGTCCCATTTGGGTTGTTTCATCAAATCCGTCTCCAAGCTTAATTTTGCGGACGCGCTCCACCAGTTCTTTGACTAACGCATCATGAATACTTTCTTCCACGATCAGCCGCGTACCTGCTGAACAGACTTGGCCGGCATGAAAGAAAACGGCATTCATCGCCTGATCGACAGCGGTCTCGAAATCGGCATCCGCGAATACGATATTGGGATTTTTGCCACCGAGTTCAAGGGCGATGTTTTTCATATTGGAACTGGCTGCCTGCATAATACGTTTGCCAGTTTCAATGCCGCCTGTAAACGATATCAGATCCACATCCTGATGAGCAGAAAGTTCGGCACCTACCGTATTTCCCGAACCGAGCACTAAGTTAACAACACCCCGTGGAACACCTGCCTCTTCCATTAATTCGAATACCTTAACCGATGAAAGCGGCGTGATTTCACTCGGTTTCATAATGAGCGTATTCCCGGCAACAAGCGCTGGCGCTAATTTCCATGATGCCTGCAGGAGCGGATAGTTCCATGGTGTAATCTGACCGCATACCCCAACAGGTTCACGAACAACCCTGCTTGTGGCATTGGCAATCGGCGGATCCAGTGTTTCAGCCCCATCTTTATCCGCTAATTCCGCGTAATAACGGAAAACAGCTGTAATATCATCCATATCGCCACGGCTTTCTTCCAGTGTTTTCCCCGTATCAAGCGATTCAAGCTCTGCTAATTCCGCTTTGTCCCGCTGGATAAAATCAGCTATTGTTTGAACAATTTTGCCTCGATCGGTTGCAGGCGTCTGCGGCCACGGTCCATGGTCAAATGCATGACGTGCTGCAGCTATAGCTTCTTGCATATCTGCTACCTGTCCTTCAGTTGCTTTGGCAATGACCGCTTGATTATAGGGATTGATAATGTCTCGGGTCTGTCCACTCCGGGCCTCGACCCATTCTCCATTGATAAACATTTTGCTTCTATACAATAGTAATTTCTCCCTTATGTTAATTATATTAAATACGTTTTAAATAAACTTAACAAACTTAATTTAGCATGCTTTTTTAAATTTGTAAACCCATTGACATTATCACCTTGTAAGTTATAGTAAAACTATATATTAAAGTTATCTGAAACGTATTTAATTCTTAAAATAAAATAATTATTAAAGAAAGTAGGTTATCCATATGGAACACAACCCTAAAATCTTGAATCAGGCGTCTGCCGCGGAAAAAATCAACCAAGCCGAAAACAATATGATCAATACCATTGCCGAAACGATGGACCTTTATGGGGTGACATCCTCAGTCGGGCGTTTATATGCTACATTATATTTTCAGCACGAACCGATGACCCTGGATGGAATGAAAGATAAACTCGGGATGAGCAAACCAAGCATGAGTACCTCCGTACGAAAACTCCAAGACATCGACATTGTCCAGAAAGTATGGCAAAAAGGCACAAGAAAGGATTATTTTGTTGCCGAGAAGGATTATTTTCAATACTTTAAGAAATTTTTCTGCAAAAAATGGGAACGTGAAACCAACATGTTTCTTGGCAGCATTGATTACGCACAAAAACAGTTGGCTGAAGTATTGGACCAATCCGATATTGAGGAGCACTTGCAACAAAAAGCCCAATTAGATTACGATCAATTGGAAGAAGCCAGAAAATATTACCATTGGTTGCAGCGACTGATCCGATCCATTGAGTCAAATGAAATCTATGACTACCTTCCGAAAGAAATGCCAGACGACGTATAAAGTGAAACTCACGTTCAGTGGAGTTTTCAACGCAAAGGACGTGCTAATGCAGGCGTTATCCCAGGACGAGACGGTTTTAAGCCTGCCTTCCCCCCACTGCATGCTAGTTGAACAGAATCAGAAATTTACGGGCTGTTTATGCCCCCACCACCTGAGTTTTTAGTTTTCTCGGGCTTAAAGGTGGGGGTATTACAGCCCGTTCATACGTTATAAAAACCTCATCCTACTTTTTTTATATGATTATCACGGTCATGCCTCGGCGACAGATCATGTTCGGACGCATTTTTTCCATAAAATGATTGCAGGGCTTGACATATAATTAGCTTTTGTTACGATACAACTATGTTAATTTTATTAAATATATTCTAAACAAAGTTAACGATGAGGAGTGAGATTTATGACGTACGGATGACGCAAACAGGGTTAAGGCA
Proteins encoded:
- a CDS encoding SAM hydrolase/SAM-dependent halogenase family protein; translated protein: MSRNLVIQTDFGTSDGAVSAMYGVAISVESSLRIFDLTHDIPQYNIWEASYRLYQTIAYWPEETVFISVVDPGVGSSRRSVVARTVDNQYIVTPDNGTLTHIKESIGIKEARVIDEKMNRLPRSGESYTFHGRDVYAYTGARLASGVITFEKVGPSIDAGDIIALTKPEAFMEGGVIYGNIDILDVQFGNLWTNISRELFNEAIIEYGDSFEVTIANNRRQVYKNSMTYGRSFADSHLGEPLLYVNSLDNLGVAINQGSFAKAYHIETGANWRIIIRKAG
- the cudC gene encoding choline uptake/conversion transcriptional regulator CudC, with translation MEHNPKILNQASAAEKINQAENNMINTIAETMDLYGVTSSVGRLYATLYFQHEPMTLDGMKDKLGMSKPSMSTSVRKLQDIDIVQKVWQKGTRKDYFVAEKDYFQYFKKFFCKKWERETNMFLGSIDYAQKQLAEVLDQSDIEEHLQQKAQLDYDQLEEARKYYHWLQRLIRSIESNEIYDYLPKEMPDDV
- a CDS encoding glycine betaine ABC transporter substrate-binding protein, yielding MISLSKKWGILVSISIVLLLVGCQEETSGNAAEETNDAAEIEEIVGIEPGSGTMNIAEETMEEYDLSVELTPSSEAAMLSELERAIESQEPIVVTLWQPHWSFREHDLKFLEDPKETLGASENIHTMVREGLEDEQISAYQLLDNFYWEIEDMNKVMSNFRDDDVEPREAAAEWIENNRDEVDAWIEDIEAVEDETIELAYVNWDTETASTNVVALVLEELGYDVELTMVDMGVAFQALSSGDVDGMLIAWLPVGAASYYEEYQDEIVDLGPNLEGAQQGFVVPEYMDIDSIEDLPTN
- a CDS encoding type II toxin-antitoxin system prevent-host-death family antitoxin: MIVSSTELQNNFGKYLLFAAKEEVIVTKNGIEIAKLQQIKGNTEATLQESIVKEMPMPYHTKPKKATYEEFQELTRNEENRYEYIDGKIYLLASPRTGHQYAAGMLFGNFFNHFQGSSCTPFTAPYDIHLKRPNQDNTNVVQPDLMIICDLDDHLNDQDYYTGVPSLVVEILSECTQGKDLVKKLDLYMECGVGEYWIVDPSEKKVIIYQFRDREIKQTVMCKPPETAKSFLFEGLSVELGRIFK
- a CDS encoding Abi family protein, producing the protein MYIQNTTIEEIYSLFTFDRELRNLFLKYLLIFENSMKSKVSYRFSEKFKEPHAYLLWNSYSSSNLNQVLNLIAIISNKIKHKSSDKNNNSIKHYGI
- the betA gene encoding choline dehydrogenase; this translates as MNQSYDYIIVGSGSAGSILGNRLSADGSKSVLVLEAGRSDYPWDLFIQMPAALMFPAGNPLYDWIYKTDPEPYMDGRRVGHARGKVLGGSSSINGMIYQRGNPMDYERWGADPGMEKWDFAHCLPYFKRLENAVDSPNDDLRGHDGPITLTRGPAVNPLFGAFFEAAEQAGYPRTSDVNSYQQEGFGPFDRHIYNGRRVSASRAYLRPAMKRENLTVLTQAFVTGVNMSGKKATGVTFTRHKKEHVVAAGEVILAGGAINTPQLLQLSGIGDAEHLRSLGIDPVMDLPGVGENLQDHLEAYIQHACPLPVSEQPSLNKLKMPWIGLQWILGRKGPAASSHFEGGGFIRSNDDVDYPNIMYHFLPLAVRYDGKKAKTAHGFQVHVGPMYSDSRGSLKIRSKNPAEHPSMVYNYLSTEQDRREWVEAVRRTREIISKPSLSAYNAGEISPGPSVETDEEILDWVKRDAETALHPCCTAKMGPDSDPMAVVDPDTMKVHGVANLRVVDASAMPYITNGNIHAPVLMLAEKAADLIIGREALAPEKVDFYRHEKDKSKEEAVHA
- the betB gene encoding betaine-aldehyde dehydrogenase, yielding MFINGEWVEARSGQTRDIINPYNQAVIAKATEGQVADMQEAIAAARHAFDHGPWPQTPATDRGKIVQTIADFIQRDKAELAELESLDTGKTLEESRGDMDDITAVFRYYAELADKDGAETLDPPIANATSRVVREPVGVCGQITPWNYPLLQASWKLAPALVAGNTLIMKPSEITPLSSVKVFELMEEAGVPRGVVNLVLGSGNTVGAELSAHQDVDLISFTGGIETGKRIMQAASSNMKNIALELGGKNPNIVFADADFETAVDQAMNAVFFHAGQVCSAGTRLIVEESIHDALVKELVERVRKIKLGDGFDETTQMGPLISAEHLNKVRRYVETGRKEGATVAVGGERPDDPELNDGFFYLPTVLTDCTTDMDVVQEEGFGPVITVETFSSEDEAVKLANDSIYGLSGGVFTNDIGKAERCVKKMRMGTVWINEVNFYFPQAPWGGYKQSGIGRELGKVGLEEYTETKHIYQNLKPGPVNWFG
- a CDS encoding carbon-nitrogen hydrolase family protein, with the translated sequence MYPDEITESDKFAILPDELTRGGSCIVDSLGDYLAEPVFGKEKIIYADLDLDKIAERNFDFYVVGHYSRPDVFQLKVNEKSRRMRKG